CGCTGCGGCAATGCGCAAGCTGACTCATATTTGCTTCGGCGTGCTTAAGCACCAGAGCGAGTATCAGCCTCAAACAGCGTGAAAATCACTGCTTGAGGCATGACGAGCAAGATGGTATCTCTCCCCTTGGAGAGGGGGCTAAAAGCGTAAGCGATGATGGTTCATTGCTAAAATCAGCCTATTTTCTCTCAAGCTGCCTCGCTTAGATCCCTTCTCCCTTGCCGGGAGAAGGTTAGGATGAGGCGGCTAAAGACATAGCTAACAAAGGTCTTTGACGCTAAAAAACATACTCCCAATTTACCCAGCCATTCCATACGCCGTCTGAATCTTCATCGGCATTGTCATAATCGGAATAGGTATAGTCCATACCTATTTCAATGCGGCCATGGAACATAGGCATCAGGTAACTAACGTCTACCTGTTTTGCTTGTTCAGCAATGGGTGCAACGGTGTTCCCTCCGGGCGGAGTCCTATTTTCATTATCGAAGTTCAGATCCAGATAGCGGAAGTTACTTTTCCATTGGTGGCCATTACTTCTTATGCCGACAAAGCCTAGAGTGTAACTCTTGGTGTCGTTGTCATAAGTACTACCGATGCTACGATCCCAATAGCGGTAACCGCTTTGGTATTGAGTGTGCTCGTAAGTACAGTTGTATTGGCCTCCACACCATGCGCCAGTATCTGTGTATTCAAAGAAGGTACGAATTTGATTGCCTGCTAGCAGGTAACTAACGTCGATACCGCCAAGATAACTTTTCGCCTGAAATGGGGGGAATTTATCTAAGCCAAAACTGTCTTCCCCCATGGTTTCACCGTAGATTCCATAAGGGACGCCCCAAGCGGTGTCGCCCCAGCGAAAATCTAACGCGGCTAACTGGTTGCCTGGTGCATTTTCATCGCCTATCTCATTGTCATCACCGGTAAGCATTTTTCGCCAAGTACTTCCTTCGCATGGGCGGTCATCACCACATATTTGCGCGGAACGGGACATACCTAACTCTAACTGCGGAATCGGCTTGATAGTGGCGCGGAAGGTCCAGAGTAGGGCATCTTCAACATATCTATCATCGTCATTGAGGATGCCAACACCTGTAGAGAGGGTCCATGGGCCTAGCCACTCCAATACCGGAAAATCGAATGGTTCGGCATAGTTACGGCTGATCATCATGGTAGGTATTGGCCGGGCGTTACTGCTCATGGTTAATGCAGTGTCCCACCCTGGCCCCCACCATTGATCAATGACTCCGCCAGTGATCGCCCAGTTGCCGATGATCATGCTTAGATAGGAACCGTCTAAGCGCAGATCTTCATCATCTTGCGCATCGTAGGCGTAGGTGGCTTTAAGCTTATAGGCGATACGATTGCCCATCCCTTCATGGCTGATAGAGGCTTCGCCTTTCTCTCTGAGCGGTGTACCAAAATGCTGGAAGCGGGCATCATTAGTGGCTGCGCCAATTGACAGGCTGGTGACACCTTGCTTGTCGTTTTGCTGGGTAAATGCATGGCGTACTCTGTGTACGGCCATCCGTACACTTTCAGGTTGCTCGCTGATAGAAGCTTGATCTATGTCTCTTATTATTCCACTCCACATTAGCGGAAAGGTGTTAACAGGCACGGTGATCACACCAACGTCAGCGAGCATCTGAATATCGGCACGCAGGTGGATTTCATCAGGCGATATCCAGGGCGCGGCGATGCTATTAATTGATATAACAGAAGAAAGCAGTGCCGCGGCGGCACAAGCGAATATACTTTTGGTCATCGAAGAGTTGCTCAAGAGAGTGACATCCCGTGTCTTATAACTTTTGTGCCTATTGTCGCTTGTTCTACGGATAATGAAAAGCGTGGTCTGCGTCGCTTGGTTTGTTTCTTTGCTGCAGGCAAAATAGCGCAATTGATTCTGGCCTAGGTTGTTTGGGAGGCTGTTTGGCGATTCAGCAGATGAAAGGCGCAATGGCGGCGCTGTTTAATTCAGAGCAACACTTACTGGCATTGCCCGAGCAAGTGGTTGCTGTGCGTCGATTGTGTGTTAATCCAAACTCTGATCTTTATGATGTCGAAGAGACGGTGTTAAAAGATCCGGCGTTTAGTGGGTACTTGTTGAAGCTGGCTAATAGTGCGCTTTATGGCACAGGCAAGCAGACCTGCCATCAGGTGGCTGACGCTATTAGAAGAATAGGGATACATGCGGTAGGTGAATTGGCGATGATCTATGCGGCTAAGCAGCTGCACGATGCCCGCTGTTTAGATACCAATATTGCCCAGCGTATGCGTTTGAATTGGCAGCAAAGTTGGAGCCTAGGGCAGGTGGCCACTGAATTGTATTGGCAACATCGCCATCGCGAACCCGCCAAATGCCGACGCTTAGATGCTTCCGATATTTTGACTGCCGCAGTGATGTCGGGGGTTGGTTCGTTAGCTGTATTGACTGCCGCAGACCAAGTGATCACGCGAAGTGCCAATGACGCTGGTGAAGACGAAGCTAGCTTGCCAGCGCTTAGCCAAGACACTATTGAGGATATGCTTACTCTGAGCAATAAGTACTTGCAGCTAACGCTACAGCGCTGGGGAATGCAAGATGCTTACGCTCAGGCGTTGGTGAAACCACCGATAGAAGATGGTGAGTTTCACTTTACTCACTACCTTTGGGCGGCCAAACTTTCTACGTCGCCCACCTCTGAGCTTGGCCAATGTGAGCGTACTAAGAGTGCACTTAAGCTTCATGGTGTACTGGCAGCATAACCTGCGCTAGTTTCCGCCTTGTGCTTTGTTGGCGTTTGTTTATATCTTAGGCACTTCTCCCTCGGTGGGAGAAGTGATCGATGTTGTAGCTATATCGGCTTTAGCGCCGGGAAGGCTTCTCTCAGTGATGGCATCGGCAGTCGAGGATCTTGCATTCGTTGATCGAATACGAAATCTTGATTAGCGACCACGTGCCAATCCATGTTGTGTTTGGTTTTGATTGCGTTAACGACATCAAAAAATGTCCATTGGCGGTTACTGTCGAGCATATAGGTATCGCCAGGCAGTTCATAGGCTTTGACTAAGCCCTTCACCGTTTCATTGATTGCGGAACAGGCGGGATACCAGCACTCGCTGGCGCTAATGGTGCCATTACCTGCCGCTGCTTGCTGGCAAAGGTTTTCCAGCATGTTGTTGCCACCGGGTGTTTCATCTATTTGCCAACCCAGGCGTACGATCCTTGCTGACGGCAACTTATGCCTTATTCCTTGCTCCGCTCGCAGTTTCTCAAAGCCGTAGCCTTCGGCGGCATCTGGTTGGCTGTTGGGGGTGAATGGGCCTATCGCGTGATCGGAAAAAACCATTGCTGTGCTGGTGAATACCAGCTCGATATTGAGCTCTCGGCAGAGGTCAGCTATCTGCAGTGGCCAATCGTGATTGATACGCCAACCTTCATTTTCCAATCCAGTGCTGCTGGACGCGATGGCCAGATGGAAAATAGCATCAGGCTTCACGCGCTGCAGGAATTGGTAGCTCTGGTGCCAGTCGTTGACTGTGACACTGTGGCGATCCCAAGGCAGCACCGTCCAACCCTGATTTTTCAGGTGTTGGCTTAAATGCTTGCCGAGGGTGCCATTGGCGCCGGTAATAATCGCTTTCATGGTACTCCGCTTTCTATTTATGCAGCGGAGGCAATCTCCGCAATGGAACGAATATAGTTGACGTCAAATGGGCAGTCTACTTGATGCCGTTGGCAAATTCCGTCAGCTTCAGTCGCGAGCGTTAATACTTCCTGCCAATTGGGTTCCGGTTGCTTAACCGTTTCTGCCACAGCATTTGCTATTTCAGCCAGTCGATTAGCATCGTTCTGCTTGTCCATACCTTACTCCAGTGGTGTCAATATTTCGGCAAATTTGCCAGACACTGGAGTTAAAGCATGCAGCGTGCCAATATTCTATTTTGTTGTATAGCTGGTTTCCATACCCGCTATCGTTGCAGTTAGAAGCCGTAAAGGCCGATGTTCTCCAGAAACACGCGCTTTGGTTGTTTCAGCACATAAAGTACGGCGGCCGCCATATCTTCGACCTGTAACCATCCCGGCGATTGATCGGCGACATTATGTGGGCGTGGTACCTGAACTAGGCCAGGACAGAGACTATGTACTTTGATGCCATCACCGCGCACCTCTTCTTGCAAAGCGGCGGCGAAGCCAAGAACGGCAAATTTTGCCGCACAATAGGGGCCAGCATTGGCATAGCCATTCTTAGCGGCTTGTGACGCAATATTGATGATATGGCCGGATTGCCGTGCCCGTAAGTTGGGTAGCACCGCTTGGGTCATTAGGAATGTGCCCTTGGCACAGGTATCCATCACCAGATCCCAGTTCTCTTCACTGCACGATTCTATGCTATCGCCGACTCCTAGGCCGCTGTTATTGATTAGCCCGTCGATACCTCCAAACACTCGCAGCGCCGCTTGAGCCACTTCCTGGACCTGCTGTTTGTTGCGCACGTCGGCACCGACGCCTATGGCCCTGCCTGGGCCAATAGCGCTTAAGCGCGCGGCCTCTTGCTCCAATAGCTCTGTTCGACGAGAGGTGAGCACCAGGTTCGCGCCCTCGGCGATCAGTGCTTCGGCTATTCCCAAGCCAATACCGCTTGCGCCGCCGGAGATGATGATTGTTTTGCCTTGAATTGATTCCATTAGCTAGATCCTCATTGGTTGTCTCTCTAGTATTTTCATCTCTTGAGTGCTAAATTCAACCCTATGGTGCGAATTGTCTCGCACTTTGGTTCGAGATTCGGTTATGAATATTTCGTAATGGAGAAAGCGTGTGAGTGAAGAAGCCAGTTTTGCGACGCGTCTGAGGGAGTTAATGGGAGAGCAGAGTGTCAGTGCCTTTGCTCGGCGTGTTGAGTTAAGTGAAAGTCTGGTGCGTAAATATTTGTCCGGCTCGGAGCCAAGCCTGAGTAAAGCCAACCAGATCGCTATGAAAGCGAACTGCTCATTAGAGTGGTTAGCGACTGGCTGTGGCTATGAATATCGCAAGGCCGAAGTGGTGGATATGGAAGCGCTAGAGAAGTCGGTTCAATTAACCATGACCATGGCTGAACAGAATGACCTCAGTGTGGCTAATGAGAAGGTGATGAAGGTTATTGTGGCGACTTATCAATATCTCCGTGCGACGAAGAAGAAAGATGGCTACTTCGATCTTGATGAGGCCACGCCGTTCGTTCGTTATGTCATGGGATTGTGCGATTAGTCAGTGAACGAAGACTTGGATACAGGCCGTCGTTCACTAACCCGTGGGTGTTAGTCAAAGCTATATGAAAGCTTGATCGCATATTCCCAGTTAGTTTCTTCCGCCTCTTCGAAAGGCTCAGAGTCGTACTCTACTTCAGCTTCTAGGTGAAGTGCTAACGCTTCAGTGATACCAAACTTAATACCGCCGCTGCCGGTTGCTCTTAAATCACCAAGGTCGTCGAGCACTGGTTGTAAATAGAGCTGGCCGTAGAGGGTGTACGGAAAGGCATCTGCGCGGTCCCACACCCACTTGGCGTAAAAATTTCCACGCCAGTTGTTATTTTCTTCATTTTGACTGTCTGATTCTTCATGTTCAAAGAACCCCCCAGCCCCTAAGCTAGTGTAAAGCTTGCCTTCATCTGATTTGTCTTCAAAGCGCCAGCGAACGCCGCTGCCCAAAAGTTCACGGCTGGAAAGATCATCAAATTTGTCATATTGATATTGAGCAAATAGCTCCCAGTCCAACATCGGGCGGAAAAAATTGTTTTCTGTCCAGCGTCCATGGACAAACAGATCGTCCTCATCCTTAACGTCATTGGTTTCAGCGTAGTTATAGTTGGACAGCAATAACGCTGTTCGTTGCTCTTTTACGTGTCGGAGTATGAGATTAGCAGCGTACTCTTGTTCATCTTTTGTACCTGATTCACCTTCAAGGCCAATGCCGACAGAGCCGCCCCAGCCTTGATTTGGGTTCTCTTTGGTATCGATAGGGGTGATGGCCTGACTGCTGAAGCTTGTGACGAAAAGTAGGCCGCATAAACTGATTGTTCTTATCTTTTGCATGGAAAATTGCGCATCGAGTTAACATCCGAGTTACATCCTATCAGTGTCAATTTTGAAGAAAAGTGAAAAAGCAGGATGTTCTAATTATTAGAACGAAAATGGCTATTTTTTACGATTTTATCCGCTAAATTAGCTTGTATTATAGAGGCTCCAGATAAGGAGCAACCCGATGAAAAAACTACTTGTACTGAACAACAGCATTCTTGCAGAGCAGAGTCAATCGAGCCAATTGACACACCATTACGTTGAGAAGTGGTTGGCGGCGCATGCCGATGGTGTTGTGATCTCTCGTGATCTCGGCTTAGAGCCGATCCCTCACCTAGATGGAAAGATGTTGTCAGCGTGGTCTACGCCTGTAGAGGAGAGAAGTCCTGAACAGCGGCAATTGGCATTGATCAGTGATCAACTCATTGAAGAGTTAATGGCTGCAGATGAAGTGGTGGTTGGTATGCCTATGTATAACTTTGGTGTGCCGTCAGGCTTTAAGGCTTGGATTGATCATATCGCCAGAGCCGGAGTGACGTTTCGCTATACAGAAAGTGGGCCTGAAGGATTGCTCAATAATACAAAGGTGATTGTCGCTGCAACCCGTGGCGGTTTGTATGCCGGTACGGAAAAAGACACACAAACACGCTATTTAACTGATGTATTTGCATTTTTGGGGCTTACAGATGTGGCGTTTGTATATGCTGAAGGGCTAGCTATGGGGGCAGACGGTGCCGCCGAAGCAATGACTAAAGCTAAGAATGCTTTGGTGGGGTTAGCTCAGCGCTAATAAAAACAGCGGCCATTTGGCCGCTGTTTTTATTTAGAGCACGTAACCTATATTGCGTGCTTTGCGTATTCCGCTATTAGTAAGATTCGTTGTGAACACCTACAGAGCGACCAGATGGATCATTCAGGTTCTGGAAGCTTTCATCCCACTTTAAGGCTTCCGGTGTCGAACAAGCGACAGACTTGCCATGTGGAACCGTGCGGAGAACGCTTTCATTGTTACCGAAGTGTTCTTCAAATATCTGGCGGTACATGATCGCTTCTTTGCTGTCTGGGGTGTTGATCGGGAAGCGGAACTCGACATT
The window above is part of the Corallincola holothuriorum genome. Proteins encoded here:
- a CDS encoding sugar nucleotide-binding protein, giving the protein MKAIITGANGTLGKHLSQHLKNQGWTVLPWDRHSVTVNDWHQSYQFLQRVKPDAIFHLAIASSSTGLENEGWRINHDWPLQIADLCRELNIELVFTSTAMVFSDHAIGPFTPNSQPDAAEGYGFEKLRAEQGIRHKLPSARIVRLGWQIDETPGGNNMLENLCQQAAAGNGTISASECWYPACSAINETVKGLVKAYELPGDTYMLDSNRQWTFFDVVNAIKTKHNMDWHVVANQDFVFDQRMQDPRLPMPSLREAFPALKPI
- a CDS encoding DUF481 domain-containing protein: MQKIRTISLCGLLFVTSFSSQAITPIDTKENPNQGWGGSVGIGLEGESGTKDEQEYAANLILRHVKEQRTALLLSNYNYAETNDVKDEDDLFVHGRWTENNFFRPMLDWELFAQYQYDKFDDLSSRELLGSGVRWRFEDKSDEGKLYTSLGAGGFFEHEESDSQNEENNNWRGNFYAKWVWDRADAFPYTLYGQLYLQPVLDDLGDLRATGSGGIKFGITEALALHLEAEVEYDSEPFEEAEETNWEYAIKLSYSFD
- a CDS encoding FMN-dependent NADH-azoreductase, with the protein product MKKLLVLNNSILAEQSQSSQLTHHYVEKWLAAHADGVVISRDLGLEPIPHLDGKMLSAWSTPVEERSPEQRQLALISDQLIEELMAADEVVVGMPMYNFGVPSGFKAWIDHIARAGVTFRYTESGPEGLLNNTKVIVAATRGGLYAGTEKDTQTRYLTDVFAFLGLTDVAFVYAEGLAMGADGAAEAMTKAKNALVGLAQR
- a CDS encoding HDOD domain-containing protein is translated as MAIQQMKGAMAALFNSEQHLLALPEQVVAVRRLCVNPNSDLYDVEETVLKDPAFSGYLLKLANSALYGTGKQTCHQVADAIRRIGIHAVGELAMIYAAKQLHDARCLDTNIAQRMRLNWQQSWSLGQVATELYWQHRHREPAKCRRLDASDILTAAVMSGVGSLAVLTAADQVITRSANDAGEDEASLPALSQDTIEDMLTLSNKYLQLTLQRWGMQDAYAQALVKPPIEDGEFHFTHYLWAAKLSTSPTSELGQCERTKSALKLHGVLAA
- a CDS encoding SDR family oxidoreductase; amino-acid sequence: MESIQGKTIIISGGASGIGLGIAEALIAEGANLVLTSRRTELLEQEAARLSAIGPGRAIGVGADVRNKQQVQEVAQAALRVFGGIDGLINNSGLGVGDSIESCSEENWDLVMDTCAKGTFLMTQAVLPNLRARQSGHIINIASQAAKNGYANAGPYCAAKFAVLGFAAALQEEVRGDGIKVHSLCPGLVQVPRPHNVADQSPGWLQVEDMAAAVLYVLKQPKRVFLENIGLYGF
- a CDS encoding capsule assembly Wzi family protein, with protein sequence MTKSIFACAAAALLSSVISINSIAAPWISPDEIHLRADIQMLADVGVITVPVNTFPLMWSGIIRDIDQASISEQPESVRMAVHRVRHAFTQQNDKQGVTSLSIGAATNDARFQHFGTPLREKGEASISHEGMGNRIAYKLKATYAYDAQDDEDLRLDGSYLSMIIGNWAITGGVIDQWWGPGWDTALTMSSNARPIPTMMISRNYAEPFDFPVLEWLGPWTLSTGVGILNDDDRYVEDALLWTFRATIKPIPQLELGMSRSAQICGDDRPCEGSTWRKMLTGDDNEIGDENAPGNQLAALDFRWGDTAWGVPYGIYGETMGEDSFGLDKFPPFQAKSYLGGIDVSYLLAGNQIRTFFEYTDTGAWCGGQYNCTYEHTQYQSGYRYWDRSIGSTYDNDTKSYTLGFVGIRSNGHQWKSNFRYLDLNFDNENRTPPGGNTVAPIAEQAKQVDVSYLMPMFHGRIEIGMDYTYSDYDNADEDSDGVWNGWVNWEYVF
- a CDS encoding helix-turn-helix domain-containing protein, with translation MSEEASFATRLRELMGEQSVSAFARRVELSESLVRKYLSGSEPSLSKANQIAMKANCSLEWLATGCGYEYRKAEVVDMEALEKSVQLTMTMAEQNDLSVANEKVMKVIVATYQYLRATKKKDGYFDLDEATPFVRYVMGLCD